Genomic window (Psychromonas sp. L1A2):
TGTGCCGTTTCTATTAGCGTTTTAGCCGATAAAAAATCAATTTGAATCGTCAATTTTGGTAAATTCAACCATTCTTTTTTAATATCTTTTTGAGTTAACACATAAGTAAAACTTGCTTTAGGATCTTTTAAAATAGCTTTGAGGTCTTCTCTATGTTCTTTACATGAGACTTCTGCAATTTTATTATCTTCAATAAAAATAACAACAGTATCCGCTTGCTTAGCCCAACCTTGAATTGAGTCCCCTACTAAACCATCAATATATACATTCGGTATTTTTACTGGGGCTTTAATAGGTTCAGCCTTAACATTTTCAGTTTTAATGGTATCTGCTTTAATAGGGCGAGTAATGGCTTCAGACTTTTCATCTGATCCAATTCCTTTTTCTATTGCAGTCACTTTATCTTTCAAGACTGTCTTTTCCATTTTATTTTTATCCATTATTACTTCTCTTCCAATAAAGGTGACCACCAGTCTTCTTTTGACAAGTACCATTCAATCGTTTTACGAATACCTGTTTCAAAAGACTCTACAGGTTTGTAACCTAATTCATTATTGGTTTTAGTCGCGTCAATTGCATAGCGCCAATCATGGCCTGCTCTATCAGTCACAAAAGTAATTAACTGTTCAGCTTTGTTTTCAAATACTGTTTTAGCCAGTGGATATGCGGTTGCTAGTGCAGGATTTTTTTGGAACTGTTCGTTCATTAGTTGACAAACTAATTTAACAATATCGATATTAGCCCATTCATTATGGCCACCGATATTGTAGTTTTCACCTAGACGACCTTTGTTTAGCACCAACTCAATGCCACGAGCATGATCTTCTACGTATAACCAGTCTCGGATTTGTTGACCATCGCCATAAACAGGTAATGGTTTATCATGAAGAATATTAGTAATAATCAGTGGAATAAGTTTTTCAGGGAAATGATAAGGACCATAGTTGTTTGAACAGTTAGAGGTAGTCACTTCTAAACCGTAAGTATGGTGATAAGCACGAACAAGATGGTCAGATGCGGCTTTAGACGCTGAATAAGGTGAATTTGGTGCATAAGCCGTTTCTTCAGTAAATGCAGGATCGTTTGGCCCTAGCTCTCCGTAAACTTCATCTGTTGATACATGATGGAAGCGATGTTTAAGTGGCGCTTTACCGTCTGCTTTCGGCTCGTCAATCCATACTTTTTTAGCCGCTTTTAATAGGCTGTAAGTCCCAATGATATTGGTTTCAATAAAAGCATCAGGGCCAGTGATTGAACGGTCGACATGTGATTCAGCAGCAAAGTGTACTAATGTATCAATGCTATGCTCTTTTAATAGCGTTTCTACTAATGCAGTATCGCAAATATCACCGTGCGCAAATACAAAATTTGGGTTGCTTTCTACTGATGCAAGACTTTCACGGTTACCTGCATAAGTTAATGCATCTAATACAACCACTTTATCTTGAGGATTGTTTGCAAGCCAATATAAAACGTAGTTAGCACCAATAAAACCTGCACCACCTGTTACTAATAAATTTCGCATATCACTATTCCGTCTTTTTTGGTTAATATTTATAACGCTGTCATGTTCTAACTTTTTAAGTTCACAACGTTTAATTAAATTGAGCAGAGTTCCCTATCTAAGGTTTATTAGCTGCTTTTTTATAATTTAAGGTTTGAATTTACCTAATCGTTAACTTATCTAATTGCTAACTTATCTATTTGCTAACTTAGTTAGATAAACTCTTTAATCTTCAATTTGCTTTCAATTCATCCATCATTGTAGATAGCTGTTTTCGCCAATGCGTTGTTTCTACTCCACTCGCTTGCTCAGCTGACTGTTTATCAATCACGCTAAAACTTGGGCGTTGCGCTGGTGTAGGGTAAGCACTTGCTGGTATTGGACGTACTGGAATGGATTTATCAAGCAACCCTTTTTCAATGGCTAATTCTTGTATTGCCACGGCGAAGTCATACCATGAGCAAACACCTGCATCTGTCCAATGTAAAACTTGAGCTGTATTTGGTGTTGATGCTGATGTTGATATTGATTCAGTCTCTTGTGGATTTTGGGTTTTGCTTGCTAACGCCCATATCATGGTCGCTAACCCTTTAGCCCAAGTAGGTGTACCGACTTGATCGTAGACAATGCCTAATTGATCTTTTTCAGCCATTAGGCGTAACATTGTTTTGACAAAATTATTGCCATTAACAGAATATACCCAAGCGGTACGAATGATGGTCGCTTGACTCCCTAAAATAGCATTCACTTTAATATCACCAGCGAGTTTTGAAGCGCCATAAACATTAATGGGGTTTACTTGATCATCAGTTTGATAAGGGGTTGTTTTGGTACCGTCAAAAACAAAATCCGTTGAGACATGAATTAACTTAGCTTCAATTTTTTTACAGGCAAGGGCTAGATATTCACTGCCTAGATCATTAACCGCATAAGCTGTTTCTGTATCGGTTTCTGCTTTGTCTACTGCAGTATAAGCAGCCGCATTAATTACTATGTCTGGCTGAAATTGTTCAATCGTATGATTAACTTGATTTACGTCGGTAATATCTAAGTCTTGTGCAGAGCAACTAAGCAGCTGTACGCTTTTAGGTACTAACCTCTCTAATTCCCAGGCTAACTGGCCGCCTTTCCCTGTAATTAATACTTTCATAACAACCTTATTCGTTTTTAATTGTGCATTTTTAATGCCGTTGACGTTTACTTGTTAAAAGCGATATCAAAAGAGCAAGTCTACCTAAAAAATGAGAACGAGTCACATTCCCTTTACAAAAATAAGATATTTTTTTGTGTATAGGCAGATAATTCAAAGAGCTTAGTATATTAATTGTTCTATTTGGTATCATTTTATTTTTTTGTTCAAATGCCTGAAAAGCAATTGCTTGGTTAATAAGCGCTTGTTGGCTTTTTTTAAATGCTTTCAAATGTTTAAAAAATTGAAAGCATAAAGAGAACAGACTTCGGTGTTTTGCGCCAATGACATTCGCATGATGCTGACGATATTGAATTAATGCTTGATCAATAAATACAATTTCACCACAGCGATGTGCGACTAACCCTAACCACCAATCA
Coding sequences:
- the rfbB gene encoding dTDP-glucose 4,6-dehydratase, with the translated sequence MRNLLVTGGAGFIGANYVLYWLANNPQDKVVVLDALTYAGNRESLASVESNPNFVFAHGDICDTALVETLLKEHSIDTLVHFAAESHVDRSITGPDAFIETNIIGTYSLLKAAKKVWIDEPKADGKAPLKHRFHHVSTDEVYGELGPNDPAFTEETAYAPNSPYSASKAASDHLVRAYHHTYGLEVTTSNCSNNYGPYHFPEKLIPLIITNILHDKPLPVYGDGQQIRDWLYVEDHARGIELVLNKGRLGENYNIGGHNEWANIDIVKLVCQLMNEQFQKNPALATAYPLAKTVFENKAEQLITFVTDRAGHDWRYAIDATKTNNELGYKPVESFETGIRKTIEWYLSKEDWWSPLLEEK
- the rfbD gene encoding dTDP-4-dehydrorhamnose reductase — translated: MKVLITGKGGQLAWELERLVPKSVQLLSCSAQDLDITDVNQVNHTIEQFQPDIVINAAAYTAVDKAETDTETAYAVNDLGSEYLALACKKIEAKLIHVSTDFVFDGTKTTPYQTDDQVNPINVYGASKLAGDIKVNAILGSQATIIRTAWVYSVNGNNFVKTMLRLMAEKDQLGIVYDQVGTPTWAKGLATMIWALASKTQNPQETESISTSASTPNTAQVLHWTDAGVCSWYDFAVAIQELAIEKGLLDKSIPVRPIPASAYPTPAQRPSFSVIDKQSAEQASGVETTHWRKQLSTMMDELKAN